One stretch of Pelmatolapia mariae isolate MD_Pm_ZW linkage group LG3_W, Pm_UMD_F_2, whole genome shotgun sequence DNA includes these proteins:
- the LOC134620847 gene encoding zinc finger protein OZF-like — protein sequence MFFIQWCDWRALLRLFSQIDDTIKRDRLNTAYEEGDMQAWDLSDSPDSELPEYYFDTHCDDVMLRLKTFRFIPATRLPRGSLLPDLFPVWKEFQLHHGVSLGLWAHLKDQRGSRSQRSQEADNFVEERSGRKKYNRDEFGKYFTVKASLKMHQVIHTGERPFSCGDCGESFTRSGHLKRHQLIHSGERPFSCDECGKSFTKSENLKTHQLIHTGERPFSCGDCGKSFTRSGHLKRHTLIHSGERPFSCDECGKSFTQSENLKTHQLIHTGERPFSCGDCGKSFTQSGSLKTHQLIHSGERPFSCGDCGKSFTQSGSLKTHQLIHTGERPFSCGDCGKSFTESGSLKTHQLIHTGERPFSCDECGKSFTHISNLKSHQLIHSGVKAYTCDQCGRAFTHSYSLQSHLVTHSGIKAYSCDICGKTFSRIGSRNIHLRIHTRHDVYSCDQCGKQFTTNTELRRHMFTHTEERPYKCDLCEKTFKSPRCLRRHQQIHTRKTLQVQLL from the exons ATGTTTTTTATACAGTGGTGCGACTGGAGAGCTTTGCTGCGTCTCTTTAGCCAGATTGACGACACCATCAAGAGGGATAGGCTCAACACTGCGTACGAGG AGGGAGACATGCAAGCATGGGACCTCTCAGACTCGCCAGACTCTGAATTGCCCGAGTATTACTTTGACACCCACTGTGATGATGTGATGCTGAGGCTCAAGACATTCCGATTCATCCCCGCCACACGCTT accacgtgggtctctgctccctgacctgtttcctgtttggaaagagttccagcttcatcacggagtttctctcggtttgtgggctcatctaaag gaccaacgtggatcgagaagtcagcgctctcaggaggccgacaatttcgttgaagaaagaagtggaagaaaaaaatacaaccgTGACGAGTTTgggaaatattttactgtgaaagcttccctaaaaatgcatcaggtcatccacaccggagagagaccattcagctgtggagactgtggagagtcttttaccaggtctggacacttaaaaagacaccaactcatccacagtggagagagaccgttcagctgtgacgagtgtggaaagtcttttaccaagtctgaaaacttaaaaacacaccaactcatccacactggagagagaccgttcagctgtggagactgtggaaagtcttttaccaggtctggacacttaaaaagacacacactcatccacagtggagagagaccgttcagctgtgacgagtgtggaaagtcttttacgcagtctgaaaacttaaaaacacaccaactcatccacactggagagagaccgttcagctgtggagactgtggaaagtcttttacgcagtctggaagcttaaaaacacaccaactcatccacagtggagagagaccgttcagctgtggagactgtggaaagtcttttacgcagtctggaagcttaaaaacacaccaactcatccacactggagagagaccgtttagctgtggagactgtggaaagtcttttaccgagtctggaagcttaaaaacacaccaactcatccacactggagagagaccgttcagctgtgacgagtgtggaaagtcttttacgcaCATTTCAAACTTAAAatcacaccaactcatccacagtggagttaaagcgtacacctgtgatcagtgtggcagagcttttactcacagttacagcttacagagtcatctagttacccactctggaattaaggcgtacagctgtgacatttgtggaaaaactttcagccggATAGGGAGCCGAAATAttcacctacgcattcacaccagacatgatgtgtacagctgtgatcagtgtggtaaaCAGTTTACTACAAACACAGAGTTACGAcgtcacatgtttacccacactgaggaacgaccttataaatgtgacctgtgtgagaagacttttaaatctccacgtTGCCTGAGacgacaccaacagatccacaccagaaagactctacaagtgcagttactgtga